The genomic interval ACCCAAATACCAGAAGATAAAACAACAGACGGAAATAACGAGGGGATGAATTTCCATTCAGAAGGCATCCTGGCAACCAACTTAAAATGCAAATGCAATATGTGCCCACAGTCTCCTTGGGGCTGAGCACTCAGCAGCAATGAGGTCACTGTGAGCTTCATTATCCTCTAACACCAGCTCACATCCCTCTCCCCCTTTCTTATTCCACTGGTCACACAGTCCTTGCTGACCCTGGACATCTGAAACAGGCACCTCCCTTGGGACCTTTGCACTAGCTTTCTCCTTTCCAGACACACTCTTTTACAGATGACTCCATGGATCCTCCTGACTCTTCCTGGGTCTCTTTTCCAGTGCCAGCCTCTGCCTGTCTTTCCTGAACACTCAGCAGAGAAGAAGACTTTCTCTCCGCAATCTCCTTCACATCTGCCCTTTGTTCTTCAGAGAACCTGTTAACTTCTGGCATGCCACAGGATCATTTCTTGACATTTGTGTGTACTCTTCCTCCATCATTAGATAAAGGAACATTTGTCTTTTAGCATTGACCAATCACTGCCTAGACCATGCCTGGAACATGATGGTCACTAAATGATATGCCTCAAATACATGGGAAAAGGTCAAATCCCCAATACTTGGGGGAAAGGCTAAGAGTAAGACAGGTATTCCAGATCAGAGATGACAGAGGGATCCCTGAAGAAAAGGAGAGTCACACCAGAACTGAGACATTGGTGTCCTAACTGCATAATAGAAATGACTGCATTCCCATCAGGTTAGCATTGCATAGTTGCTTcatgtctcttttctttctctctctctccccagttACATTAAATACATGGGGACAGAAAATGACACAAGAATTTCAGAATTCCTTCTGCTGGGGTTTTCAGAGGACCCAGAACAGCAGCCCCTAATATTTGGACTTTTCCTCcccatgtacctggtcactgtgctagggaacctgctcatcatcgtggccaccatctcagactcccacctgcacacgcccatgtacttcttcctctccaacctgtcctttgtggaCATGTGCTTCACTTCTACCACtatccccaagatgctggtgaacatccagacacagagcaaggTCATCGGGTATAAAAGCTGCATCACCCAAATGCATTTCTTCTTGCTCTTTTCAGTGGTAGACATCTTTCTGCTGACCATAATGGCTTATGACCgctttgtggccatctgtcaccccctgcACTACACAGTCATTATGAAGCCCTGGTTCTGTGTGTGGCTGGTTCTGGTGTCCTGGGTTGTGAGTATGTCACATGCATTGTTGCAAAGCTTAATGATGTTGCGACTGTCTTTCTGCACAGATTTGGAAATCCCCCATTTTTTCTGTGAACTTAACCAGGTGGTCCACCGTGCCTGCTCTGACACTTTTCTAAATGATGTCGTGATATACTTTGCAACTGTGCTACTGGCTGGTTGTCCTGTTGCTGGTATTCTGTACTCCTACTCCAAGATAGTCTCCTCCATCCGT from Urocitellus parryii isolate mUroPar1 chromosome 3, mUroPar1.hap1, whole genome shotgun sequence carries:
- the LOC113178299 gene encoding olfactory receptor 7A17-like; amino-acid sequence: MGTENDTRISEFLLLGFSEDPEQQPLIFGLFLPMYLVTVLGNLLIIVATISDSHLHTPMYFFLSNLSFVDMCFTSTTIPKMLVNIQTQSKVIGYKSCITQMHFFLLFSVVDIFLLTIMAYDRFVAICHPLHYTVIMKPWFCVWLVLVSWVVSMSHALLQSLMMLRLSFCTDLEIPHFFCELNQVVHRACSDTFLNDVVIYFATVLLAGCPVAGILYSYSKIVSSIRAISSAQGKYKAFSTCASHLSVVSLFYGTGLGVYLSSAVTQNSHSTATASVMYTVVTPMLNPFIYSLRNKDIKRALRRLCEKEKLKASVVLSLKKCP